The window CGAAGAGGCCGCCGAGTTCCACGTCGTCGCCCGTGTTCCCCACGACCGCGTGCGGGCCGTCGAACACCCTGCGCGCGCCGGCGAGGAGTTTCGGCGTCCCCGTGCCGCCGGCGAGAAACGTCACCATACACGGGCCTGTGGCCGCCGCGCGCTAAACGCTTGCGCCGCCGGCCGTCCTGTCCGGTCGTTTTTACGTGATGCCGGCGAATCCGGGAGTATGCACACGGTGAAGGACAGCGTCCACGACCACATCGAGGTCGAGGGCGTCGCCGCCGCCCTCCTCGACACGCCGCCCGTCCAGCGACTGCGCCGCGTCAAGCAACTCGGCACCGTCTCCCTCGTCTACCCCTCCGCGAACCACACGCGCTTCGAGCACAGCCTCGGCGTCTACCACCTCGCGTCCGAGGCGCTCACCCACCTCGGCATCGACGGCCCGCGCGCCGAACGCGTGCGCGCCGCCGCCATCCTCCACGACATCGGCCACGGCCCCTACAGCCACAACGTCGAAGACCTCATCCACCGCCGCACCGGCAAGTACCACGACGACGTCGCCGGCCTCGTCGAAACTGAGCCCATCGCGGGCGTGCTCGACGACTACGGCCTCGACCCCGCGCGGGTGACCGCGCTCGTCACCGGCGAGGACGAGCTCGGCCAGCTCGTCGCGGGCGAACTCGACGTCGACCGCATGGACTACCTCGTCCGGGACGCCCATCATACGGGCGTCCCCTACGGCACTATCGACACCGGCCGCCTCGTCCGCGAGTTGACGTTCATCGACGGCCGCCTCGTCCTCGGGGAGGGGAACGTCCAGACCGCGGAGTCGCTCCTGCTCGCCCGCGCGCTGATGAACCCGACCGTGTACAGCCACCACGTCGCCCGCATCTCCAAGGCGATGCTGCGCCGGGCGAGCGAACGCCTCCTCGAATCCGGCGACGTGACCGGCGAACGGCTGCGGCGGATGGACGACTACGAACTCCTCGTCCGCCTCCGCGGACACGACGCGTCGCGCGCGCTCGCCGACCGCCTCGCCGACCGCGACCTCTACAAGCGCGCCGTCTGGGCCGAACTGGGCGACGTGGCCGACGACGTGTTCGACCCGGAGGAACCGCTGTTCGACCCCGACCACGAGACCGTGCGCGCGTTCGAGGACGACATCGCCGCGGACGCCGGCGTCGACCGCGAGCACGTGATTCTTGACGTGCAGGGCCAGCCGTCGATGCGGGAGTCCACGACGGGCGTGCTCGTGAACGGCGACGTTCGGCGGCTGGACGAGCAGTCCACGCTCGTTCGCGCGCTCCAGATGGCCCAGCGCGAGCAGTGGCGGCTCGGCGTGTACGCGCCCGACAGCCTCACTGAGCCCGTGGGGCGTGCGGCGGAACGCGTGCTCGGCCTCGACGTGGACGGCGCGCTCGTGAGCGAGACCACGACGGGCGAGTACGCGAGCCTCGACGACTACAAGGGATAAGGCGACGGCGGCCCGACACCGCGTATGGAACTCGAAGGAACCATCCTCGCCGGCCCGACGTTCGACGCAGTCGAGGGCCGCGTCGTGGTCGAGGACGGCGAAATCGCGGCGGTCGAAGCGTGCGAGACGGATTCTGACGACATCGTGCTGCCGGCGTTCGTGAACGCGCACACCCACATCGGGGACTCCATCGCGAAGGAGGCCGGGCGCGGGCTGACGCTGGAGGAACTGGTCGCGCCGCCGGACGGCCTCAAGCACCGACTGCTCCGGGAGGCGTCCCGCTCGGAGCTGGTGGCGGCGATGGGGCGCTCGATGTCGTTCATGGAGGCGACGGGAACCTCCGACTTCATCGAGTTCCGGGAGGGCGGCCGGCGCGGCGTCGAGATGCTGCGCGAGGCCGCGGAGGGCCGCGCGCTCCGGCCGTTCGTGATGGGGCGTGGGGACGCCGAGGACGTGTTACCGGTGGCGGACGGGTACGGCGCGACCGGCGCGAACGACGACCAGTTCGGCGCGGAGCGCGACGCCGCCCGCGACGCCGGGAAGCCGTTCGCGATCCACGCGGGCGAGCGGGACGCGAGCGACATCCACCCCGCCATCGACCTCGCCCCCGACCTGCTCGTCCACATGGTCCACGCCGACCCCGAACACCTCACCCGCGTCGCGGACGAGGACATCCCGATCGCGGTGTGTCCGCGCTCGAACCTCACGACGGGCGTCGGCCTCCCCGATATCGCGGAGCTGAGCGACTTCACGACGGTCGCGCTCGGGACGGACAACGTCTTCCTCAACAGCCCCTCGATGTTCCGCGAGATGGAGTTCGCCGCGAAACTCAGCGACTGCACCGCGCCCGAGATACTGGGGATGGCGACGCGGAACGGCGCGGAGATACTCGACCGGAACTACGGCACCATCGAGGAGGGACGTGAGGCGCGCCTGCTCGTATTGGACGGCGACTCGGACAACCTCGCGGGCTATCAGGACGCCGTGCGCGCGGTCGTGCGGCGCGCGGGCGAGAGCGACGTGAAGCGCGTCCTCCTCAAGAGTTAAGCCGCGTGCGGCTCATTCACACATAAATGGGGCTCTACGACCGGGTTCTCGTGCCGACCGACGGCTCCGCGGAGACGCGTCGCGCGGTCGAACACGCCGTCTCGCTCGCGGCGGAACACGACGCGACCCTGCACGCCGTCTACGTCGTCAACACCGCGACCTTCGCGTCCCTCAGCGCCGAGACCACGACCGAGGGCGTCTCCGACCTGCTCGCGGCGGAGGGCGAGGACGCCATCGACGCCGTCGCCGATGTCGCCGCCGACTCCGACGTGCCAGTCGAGCGCGTGCTCCTCAACGGCACGCCGAGCCGCGAAATCGTCCGGTACGCCGAGGACAACGACATCGATCTCATCGTGATGGGGACGCACGGCCGCGGCGGCATCGACCGCCTCCTCCTCGGGAGCGTCGCGGAGAAGGTCGTGCGATCCAGTCACGTCCCCGTTCTCACCGTCCACGTCGAGGACTAAGCTCGGCGGAGGTGCTCGCAGTCGCCCGCGTGCACCACCCGCCGCTCGTCTCCGGTGTCGACCACGAGCGCACCCGTCTCCGTCACGTCCACCGCCTCGCCGACGAGGTCGCCGTCCGGGAGGTGGACGCGAACCCGCCGCCCGAGCGTGCTCGTGCGCTCGCGCCACGCCGCCAGCGCGCCGTCGAGGTCGCCGCGCAGGTCGTCGAAGCGCTCCAGGACGCGCTGCACGAAGACCCGGCGCTCCACCGACCCCGCCTCGTTCCGGAGACTGGTCGCGCCCTCGTAGAGGGCGGCGGGGTCGACGTTCGCGTTCACGCCAACGCCCACGACCACCCACGACACCCGGCCGGACTCGCCCTCCATCTCGGTCAGAATCCCGGCGAGCTTCCCGTCGTCCGGCGTGCCCTCGTTCGCGTCGCTCACGAGGACGTCGTTCGGCCACTTGATGGTCGCGTCGACGCCGTGTTCGCGGGCGGCGTCGCTGACGGCGACGGCCATCGCGAGCGTGAGGAGGGGCGCGCGGGCGGGCGGGATGTCGGGGCGGAGGACGACGCTCATCCAGATACCACCGGAGGGCGACTCCCACGCGCGGTCGCGGCGGCCGCGCCCGCCGACCTGCCGATCCGCGAGCACGACGGCGTCTTCGCGGCCGTCGGTGGCGAGTTCGCGCGCGCGGTCGTTCGTGCTCTCGACGGTGTCGTGGTACTCGACCGTGAAGGCCGCGTCGAGGCCGAACTCCACGGATTCGCCGCCGTACTCGGGGAAATCGGTGAGCTCGTAGCCGTCGTCCGTGCTCTCGACGCCGAATCCCTCCTCGCGGAGCGCTTCGACGTGCTTCCAGACGGCCGCGCGGGAGACGCCGAGCCGGTCGGCGAGCGCGGGCCCCGAGAGCGGGCCGTCCGCGAGCGCCCGGAGGACGGCCTGCCTGGTATCTGTCATGGCGCCAGATAGGACGGGCGGCGGTAAGAAGGCCGCGTTAGACGGCCTCGGTTCCGCGCTTCACGCCGTCCGCGATACGCTTGGAGAGGACGCCGAGCGACCCAGCGTAGACGATAGCGCCGCCGACGAGATACCAGCGTAACGAAAAGCCGTACCGACCCCCCTCTCGAACGCCTACCGTTGACACGGCACGCGAGCGATTCGCGCAGCCGAAAAAGGTCGGCCCGCTTATTCGATGACGACGAGCACGTCGCCCATGTCGACGGACTCGCCCTCCTCCACGACGACCTGCGTGACCGTCCCGCCGCTGGACGCGACCACGTCGTTCTCCATCTTCATCGCCTCCAAGACGAGTAGCACGTCGCCGGGCGCGACCTCGTCGCCCTCGGCCACGTCCACGGAGAGGATTGTGCCCTGCATCTCGGCCTCGACGCGCTCGCCGTCGCCCTCGACGACCACGTCGTCGCCGCCCTCGTCCGCGCCGCCCGCCGGTTCGGGGCGCTGGGCGTTACCGGAGTCGCCGCCCGCGGACACTTCGATCGGGGCCGCGCCGCGCTCTTCGAGGTCGACGTCGAAGCGCTTGCCGTTGACCTCGACGGTGAACTCGCGCTCCACCACGTCCGCGTCGCCGGACTCGCCCGTGGTCTCCGTCCCCCACTTCTCCTGGGCGTCGACGACGGCGTCCTCGTCGAGTTCCTCGTCGAGGTACTTCGTCGTGTGCTCGCCCGCGACGAACGCGTCGTCGGTGAGCATCAGGCGGTGGAAGGGAATGATGGTCGGGATACCCTCGATGTCGTACTCGGCGAGCGCGCGCTGCGAGCGCTCAATACACTCCTCGCGCGTGTTCCCCCAGACCACGAGCTTCGCGATCATCGAGTCGTAGTCCGTCACGAGGTCGTCACCCTGCCGGAGGGCGTCGTCCATCCGCACGCCGATACCGCCCGGCGTGTCGTAGGTTTCGAGCGTCCCGCCGGTCGCGGGCGCGAACTCCTCCGCGGCGTTCTCCGCGTTGATGCGGAACTCCATCGCGTGCCCGTCCAGGTCGACCTCGTCCTGCGCGAAGTCGAGTTCCTCACCGGCGGCGATTTTGAGCTGCCACTTCACGATGTCGATGCCCGTCAGCTCCTCCGTGACGGTGTGTTCGACCTGGATTCGCGTGTTGACTTCGAGGAAGTAGAAGTCCGCGTCCGCGTCGAGCACGTCGCCCGCGCCCTTCTCGCGGGTGTCCTCGACGAGGAACTCGAACGTCCCCGCGTTGTAGTAGTCCGCCGCGTCCGCGCCGCGGCGCGCGGCCTCCCCGATTTTCTCCCGGAGGTCGTCCGTCAGCGCGGGCGACGGCCCCTCCTCGATGACCTTCTGGTGGCGGCGCTGGAGACTGCAGTCGCGCTCGCCGAGGTGGCGGACGTTCCCGTGGTGGTCGGCGACGATCTGCACCTCGATGTGCCGCGGATTCTCAAGGTAGCGTTCGAGGTAGACGGTGTCGTTGTCGAAGTACGCCTCGCCCTCGCGCTGCGCGGACTCGAGTTTGTCTTCGACCTCGTCCGGCCCCTCGACGACCTTCATCCCGCGGCCGCCGCCGCCGCCCTCGGCCTTGATCGCGACCGGGTAGCCGTGTTCCTCGCCGAACGCCTTCACGTCCTCCGGGTCGGTGACGGGGTCGGTGGTTCCGGGGACGATGGGCACGTCCGCCGCGTCCATCGACTTCCGCGCCTGCGTCTTCTCGCCGAGCCGGCGCATCGAGTCGCTGCGCGGGCCGACCCACGTCACGCCCTCCGCGTCCTCGACTTTCCCCGCGAACTCCGCGTTCTCCGCGAGGAAGCCGTATCCGGGATGGATGGCGTCCGCGCCCGCCTGCTGGGCCGCGTCGATGACGGCCTCGTGGTCGAGGTAGGAGTCCGCCGCACGCGCGGGCCCGATGTTGTACGCCTCGTCCGCGTGCCGGACGTGTCCCGCGTGCTTGTCCGCCTCGCTGTACACGGCGACGGTGTCGATGCCGAGTTCCTCGCACGCACGCATCACGCGCACGGCGATTTCTCCGCGGTTCGCCACCAGAACCTTCTCGAACATAGACGGGGATTCACCCACCGGCCTACTCATTGTGTCGGTTCCTGTTCCCGAAACTACCTACTCGTCCGCGATCGAACTCCCGCGTATGCTCGATTCGACAGGAATCCTCGTCTCCGCCGTCGCGTTCGCCGTGCTCGCGTGGGGCGTCCTGATACCGACGCCGGCCCTGGACGCGTATCCGCTCGCCGCCGCGACCGCCGCCGCCCTGCTCGTGTTCGCCGCGGGCGCGGTAGCGGGCCGCTACCGCTAGAAGCGCTCGGTTCGCCCCGCCGCGCTCCACGCGTCGGTCGGCGCGCCGTCCGGCACGCGAACCTCCCGGGACTGGAGGGCGGCCACGCGACCCGCGAACTCCCAGCGCTCGCCGTTCCACGACGCCTCACCGCTCGCCTCGGCGGCGGCCGCGGCCGCCGCGGCCTCCCGGTCGCGGAGATGTGCGCTCACGACCGCTGCGATGGCTGCGGCCTCGTCCTCGCTCGCGTCCTCCGGCAGGGAGACGCTATAGCGGGATGTTTCCATGCTTCTTCTCGGGCTGGTCGACCCGCTTGCCGGTGAGCATTTCGAGGTCGTCGATGAGCCGCGGCCGCGTCTCCTGCGGTTCGATGACGTCGTCCACGTACCCGCGGTCGGCCGCCGTGTACGGGTTCGCGAACTTCTCGCGGTACTCGTCGATGAGTTCCTCGCGCTTCGCGTCGGTGTCGTCGGCCTCCGCGAGTTCCTCGCTGTAGAGGACGTTCACCGCGCCCTTCGGCCCCATCACCGCGATCTCCGCGGTCGGCCACGCGTAGTTCACGTCCGCGCCGATGTGCTTCGACGCCATCACGTCGTACGCGCCGCCGTACGCCTTCCGCGTGATGACGGTCATCAGGGGCACCGAGGCCTCGCTGAACGCGTAGAGGAGCTTCGCGCCGTGGCGAATGATGCCGTTGTGTTCCTGGTCGGTGCCGGGGAGGAACCCGGGCACGTCCACGAACGTCAGGATGGGGATGTTGAACGAGTCGCAGAAGCGGACGAACCGACTGCCCTTCTCCGACGCCTCGATGTCGAGCGTGCCCGCGTTCACGCGCGGCTGGTTCGCGACGATGGCGACGCTGCGGCCGTCGAGGCGGGCGAACCCGACGACGAGGTTCTTCGCGAAGTTCTCCTGCACCTCGAAAAAAGACCCCTCGTCAACCACGGAGTCGACGACGTTCGTCACGTCGTACGGCTTCCGGGGCTGGTCGGGGACGATGCTCTGCAGTTCCTCGTCGCGGCGCTCGGGGTCGTCCCACGGCTCCACCCGGGGCGGGTCTTCGACGTTGTTCTGCGGGAGGTAGGAGAGCAAGCGGCGGATGTTGTCCAGCGCGTCCTCCTCGGAGTCCTCCGCGAAGTGCGCGACGCCGGACGTGCTCGAGTGCGTGGTCGCGCCGCCGAGTTCCTCGAACCCGACCTCCTCGCCCGTGACGGTCTCGATGACGTCCGGGCCGGTGATGAACATGTGACTCGTGTCCTTCACCATGAACACGAAGTCCGTGATGGCGGGACTGTAGACCGCGCCGCCCGCGCACGGCCCCATGATCGCCGAAATCTGGGGGATGACGCCGGACGCCTGCTGGTTCCGGTGGAAGATGTCCGCGTAGCCAGCGAGCGCGTCCACGCCCTCCTGGATGCGCGCGCCCGCGGAGTCGTTCAAGCCGATGACCGGCGCGCCGACCTCCATCGCCTTGTCCATCACCTTCGTCACCTTCTCCGCGAACACCTCGCCGAGGCTCCCGCCGAAGACGGTGAAGTCGTGCGCGAACACGAACACCTTCCGGCCGTTCACCTCGCCGTAGCCCGTCACCACGCCGTCCCCGGGAATCTGGTCTTCCTCCATCCCGAAGTTGTGGCTGCGGTGGGTGCGGAGCTGGTCGAACTCCTGGAAGGTGTCGTCGTCGAGGAAGTAGTCGATGCGCTCGCGCGCCGTCATCTTCCCCTTCTCGTGCTGGGACTCGATGCGGTCTTCGCCGCCGCCCTTCGCGGCCTCGGCCTTCTTCTCGCGGAGTTCCTCGATGCGGTCGTCCATCGTCATCGACTCGAACACCCTGTCATTACGCGGGCCAACGACCAGCAGTCAAAAAGGCGTTCCGCATAAACGACGGTTCGAGACCGCGTGGTCTCAGAACGGGAGGGGCGGCATCGCGTAGATGGAGTTCACGCCGAGCAGGAGCGTGGCGACGACGCCGAGCAGGACGAACGTTCGAACCGACCAGATCCAGACGGATCCGAACCGTTCGAGGTTCGACCCCGATTCGATTTCATCGACGGCCTGCGGCGCGTACACCCAGCCGACGAAGACGACGCCGAGCAGAATCGACGTGGGGAGGAGAACCTTGTACGCGAGCGTGTCGAACCAGCCGAGCCAGGCGGTGTTCCACGCTGAGAGCGTCCCCAAGAGGAACAGGACGCCGGCGACGCCGAACGCGACGCCGGGCCGGCTGAGACCGTACCGGTCGACGCAGTACGAGGTGACGACTTCGAGGAGGCTGATAGCGGAAGAGAGCGCGGCGATGAGCACGACGAAGAAGAACACTGCGCCCGCGGCGCGGCCGAGCAGGCCGAGGTCGGCGAACGCGGACGCGACCGAGATGAAGAGCGCGCCCGGGCCGCCGCCCGCGGCCGTTTCGGGGAGCTGGCCGAACTGCGCGAACAGGAGCGGGAGCACGACGAACCCTGCGAGGACGCCGACTGCGGTGTTGAGGACGGTGATGAGTCCGCCGTCCGCGGGGAGGCTGTCGTCGCGTCCGACGTAGGACGCGTACGTTATCATCGCGCCCATTCCGAGCGAGAGCGAGAAGAACGCCTGCCCGACCGCGTACGGGACGACGTCGCCGAGGTTGTTGGCGAGGTACGTGAAGTCGGGCGTGAGGTAGAAGCTGTACGCGTCCGCCGCGCCGTCGAGGGTGAACGCGTAGACGGCGAGACCGACGAGGATGACGACGATGCTCGGAACCATAAGCTTCGTCGCCTTCTCGATGCCGTCCTCGACACCGAACGCCACGATACCGGCGGTGAGCGCCATGAAGACGCCGTGGAAGGCGATTGCGTCCCAGCCCATGGAGACCGCGCCGAAGTACTCGGCGGGGTTGCCGAAGTAGCCGGCGGTGATGCTGCCGACGATGTACCGGAGAACCCAGCCACCGACGACGCTGTAGTAGGAAAGTATCCACAGCCCCGTGAACAGCCCGAGTGCGCCGACGACGGTCCACGCCGGGTGTTTGAGGCGCTGGAACGCTTCGACGGCGTTTATCTTCGCGCGTCGCCCGATAGCGAACTCGCCGAGGATGATCGGGAACCCGATGAGGAACGCGGCGAGGAGGTAGACGACGAGGAACGCCGCCCCGCCGTTGGTCGCGGTCTTGAACGGGAACTGCCAGATGTTCCCGAGACCGACTGCGCTACCGACCGCCGCGAGGATGAACCCGAGACGGGTCGCCCAGGTCTCTCGTTCTGCCATAGCGTACCACGACAGTCGACAACCCGACTACTTAAACCCACAGAAGAGTGTTCGAGAAAACCCGCAGACTGCCCACCGATTACTTCAAAATCAGACAGTTTCCCGCTTATACGGTGATAACTATCTTCCCGAAGACGGAGTCGTGCAGGACGGCGTCCTGCGCGGCCCCGGCCTCGTCGAGGTCGTACGTCCGCGAGACCTCGGGGGCGAGCCGGCCGCTCGACAACAAGCGCGCGAGTCGTTCGAGAACCGCGGAGATGTCCG is drawn from Salarchaeum sp. JOR-1 and contains these coding sequences:
- a CDS encoding universal stress protein, producing MGLYDRVLVPTDGSAETRRAVEHAVSLAAEHDATLHAVYVVNTATFASLSAETTTEGVSDLLAAEGEDAIDAVADVAADSDVPVERVLLNGTPSREIVRYAEDNDIDLIVMGTHGRGGIDRLLLGSVAEKVVRSSHVPVLTVHVED
- a CDS encoding amidohydrolase family protein yields the protein MELEGTILAGPTFDAVEGRVVVEDGEIAAVEACETDSDDIVLPAFVNAHTHIGDSIAKEAGRGLTLEELVAPPDGLKHRLLREASRSELVAAMGRSMSFMEATGTSDFIEFREGGRRGVEMLREAAEGRALRPFVMGRGDAEDVLPVADGYGATGANDDQFGAERDAARDAGKPFAIHAGERDASDIHPAIDLAPDLLVHMVHADPEHLTRVADEDIPIAVCPRSNLTTGVGLPDIAELSDFTTVALGTDNVFLNSPSMFREMEFAAKLSDCTAPEILGMATRNGAEILDRNYGTIEEGREARLLVLDGDSDNLAGYQDAVRAVVRRAGESDVKRVLLKS
- a CDS encoding acyl-CoA carboxylase subunit beta, whose product is MDDRIEELREKKAEAAKGGGEDRIESQHEKGKMTARERIDYFLDDDTFQEFDQLRTHRSHNFGMEEDQIPGDGVVTGYGEVNGRKVFVFAHDFTVFGGSLGEVFAEKVTKVMDKAMEVGAPVIGLNDSAGARIQEGVDALAGYADIFHRNQQASGVIPQISAIMGPCAGGAVYSPAITDFVFMVKDTSHMFITGPDVIETVTGEEVGFEELGGATTHSSTSGVAHFAEDSEEDALDNIRRLLSYLPQNNVEDPPRVEPWDDPERRDEELQSIVPDQPRKPYDVTNVVDSVVDEGSFFEVQENFAKNLVVGFARLDGRSVAIVANQPRVNAGTLDIEASEKGSRFVRFCDSFNIPILTFVDVPGFLPGTDQEHNGIIRHGAKLLYAFSEASVPLMTVITRKAYGGAYDVMASKHIGADVNYAWPTAEIAVMGPKGAVNVLYSEELAEADDTDAKREELIDEYREKFANPYTAADRGYVDDVIEPQETRPRLIDDLEMLTGKRVDQPEKKHGNIPL
- a CDS encoding sodium-dependent transporter — translated: MAERETWATRLGFILAAVGSAVGLGNIWQFPFKTATNGGAAFLVVYLLAAFLIGFPIILGEFAIGRRAKINAVEAFQRLKHPAWTVVGALGLFTGLWILSYYSVVGGWVLRYIVGSITAGYFGNPAEYFGAVSMGWDAIAFHGVFMALTAGIVAFGVEDGIEKATKLMVPSIVVILVGLAVYAFTLDGAADAYSFYLTPDFTYLANNLGDVVPYAVGQAFFSLSLGMGAMITYASYVGRDDSLPADGGLITVLNTAVGVLAGFVVLPLLFAQFGQLPETAAGGGPGALFISVASAFADLGLLGRAAGAVFFFVVLIAALSSAISLLEVVTSYCVDRYGLSRPGVAFGVAGVLFLLGTLSAWNTAWLGWFDTLAYKVLLPTSILLGVVFVGWVYAPQAVDEIESGSNLERFGSVWIWSVRTFVLLGVVATLLLGVNSIYAMPPLPF
- a CDS encoding HD domain-containing protein; translation: MHTVKDSVHDHIEVEGVAAALLDTPPVQRLRRVKQLGTVSLVYPSANHTRFEHSLGVYHLASEALTHLGIDGPRAERVRAAAILHDIGHGPYSHNVEDLIHRRTGKYHDDVAGLVETEPIAGVLDDYGLDPARVTALVTGEDELGQLVAGELDVDRMDYLVRDAHHTGVPYGTIDTGRLVRELTFIDGRLVLGEGNVQTAESLLLARALMNPTVYSHHVARISKAMLRRASERLLESGDVTGERLRRMDDYELLVRLRGHDASRALADRLADRDLYKRAVWAELGDVADDVFDPEEPLFDPDHETVRAFEDDIAADAGVDREHVILDVQGQPSMRESTTGVLVNGDVRRLDEQSTLVRALQMAQREQWRLGVYAPDSLTEPVGRAAERVLGLDVDGALVSETTTGEYASLDDYKG
- a CDS encoding biotin--[acetyl-CoA-carboxylase] ligase — its product is MTDTRQAVLRALADGPLSGPALADRLGVSRAAVWKHVEALREEGFGVESTDDGYELTDFPEYGGESVEFGLDAAFTVEYHDTVESTNDRARELATDGREDAVVLADRQVGGRGRRDRAWESPSGGIWMSVVLRPDIPPARAPLLTLAMAVAVSDAAREHGVDATIKWPNDVLVSDANEGTPDDGKLAGILTEMEGESGRVSWVVVGVGVNANVDPAALYEGATSLRNEAGSVERRVFVQRVLERFDDLRGDLDGALAAWRERTSTLGRRVRVHLPDGDLVGEAVDVTETGALVVDTGDERRVVHAGDCEHLRRA
- a CDS encoding acc operon protein, which gives rise to METSRYSVSLPEDASEDEAAAIAAVVSAHLRDREAAAAAAAAEASGEASWNGERWEFAGRVAALQSREVRVPDGAPTDAWSAAGRTERF
- a CDS encoding acetyl-CoA carboxylase biotin carboxylase subunit produces the protein MFEKVLVANRGEIAVRVMRACEELGIDTVAVYSEADKHAGHVRHADEAYNIGPARAADSYLDHEAVIDAAQQAGADAIHPGYGFLAENAEFAGKVEDAEGVTWVGPRSDSMRRLGEKTQARKSMDAADVPIVPGTTDPVTDPEDVKAFGEEHGYPVAIKAEGGGGGRGMKVVEGPDEVEDKLESAQREGEAYFDNDTVYLERYLENPRHIEVQIVADHHGNVRHLGERDCSLQRRHQKVIEEGPSPALTDDLREKIGEAARRGADAADYYNAGTFEFLVEDTREKGAGDVLDADADFYFLEVNTRIQVEHTVTEELTGIDIVKWQLKIAAGEELDFAQDEVDLDGHAMEFRINAENAAEEFAPATGGTLETYDTPGGIGVRMDDALRQGDDLVTDYDSMIAKLVVWGNTREECIERSQRALAEYDIEGIPTIIPFHRLMLTDDAFVAGEHTTKYLDEELDEDAVVDAQEKWGTETTGESGDADVVEREFTVEVNGKRFDVDLEERGAAPIEVSAGGDSGNAQRPEPAGGADEGGDDVVVEGDGERVEAEMQGTILSVDVAEGDEVAPGDVLLVLEAMKMENDVVASSGGTVTQVVVEEGESVDMGDVLVVIE